The following are encoded together in the Candidatus Caldatribacterium sp. genome:
- a CDS encoding ABC transporter permease subunit has protein sequence MNMRALRVMKVLFKRDFLYSLYSFGYYVALFASFFVSSFILKNFLDSIGEEDILVSAYPLNYPLYITLVIISLYLVIISGISISREREQGTLEVLFYGPVTSGSFLWGKYFKDLCLGIVALGFTAVYFYLVSAFTNIGFTMGLVKALIMSIFLISCVVSFGLFISTLTGRIRSSVLALVAVLGSFLAIQFAYNALLGFEKESLSVPMLYVRQAMSYVFRGISWISPFAYLSRGLDSVVLENPLLYLANIVYALVYSLIFMFLSVYVMSKKGVKA, from the coding sequence GTGAATATGCGCGCCTTAAGGGTTATGAAGGTACTGTTCAAGAGAGATTTCCTGTACTCCCTCTATAGTTTCGGGTACTACGTGGCTCTCTTTGCCTCGTTCTTCGTCTCGTCCTTTATCCTCAAGAATTTCCTCGATAGCATTGGTGAAGAGGACATCTTGGTCTCTGCCTATCCCCTCAACTATCCCCTCTACATTACCCTGGTCATCATTTCCCTTTACCTCGTGATTATTTCTGGAATTTCCATCTCCCGGGAACGAGAGCAGGGGACCCTGGAGGTCCTCTTCTACGGTCCTGTGACTTCAGGAAGCTTCCTCTGGGGGAAGTACTTCAAGGACCTTTGCCTTGGCATTGTGGCCCTGGGATTTACAGCCGTCTACTTTTACCTTGTGAGTGCCTTCACCAATATCGGTTTTACGATGGGCCTTGTCAAGGCACTCATCATGAGCATTTTCCTCATTTCTTGCGTGGTGAGCTTTGGTCTTTTCATCTCCACTCTTACGGGGCGCATCCGGAGCTCTGTTCTTGCTCTGGTGGCTGTCCTGGGGAGCTTTCTTGCCATTCAGTTCGCGTACAATGCCCTTCTGGGTTTTGAAAAGGAGTCGCTTTCTGTTCCCATGCTCTACGTTCGCCAGGCAATGTCCTATGTCTTTCGAGGCATAAGCTGGATTTCTCCCTTTGCCTACCTCAGCCGAGGGCTTGACAGCGTGGTTCTTGAAAACCCCCTCCTTTACCTTGCCAATATCGTGTACGCTTTGGTGTACTCTCTCATCTTCATGTTCCTCTCGGTATACGTGATGAGCAAGAAGGGGGTGAAGGCGTGA
- a CDS encoding ABC transporter ATP-binding protein, producing MIQTVNLTKEFNGFRAVDNLNLRVEKGDIYGFLGPNGAGKTTTIMMILGLIPPTSGKVFLLGEELRPNNVEVKRRIGVVSENQYLYKEMTAQEYLTFFGELYEVPNVERRIDELLEAVGLRNDRNKKLGAYSKGMQQKLAFARALLHDPELLILDEPVANLDPTSIKQIRDLIEEENRRGRTVFVSSHLLSEVERLCKKVAIINRGKLLAEDTMDNIKRRLTDTIRMEIEVSQNAEGLSPELSTLPFVKGFTIDGNRLEVHLKTERDYRLDLSQFLYERGFLVLTMKAKEMSLEDAFITITQQNISLLAQGEGNA from the coding sequence ATGATTCAGACGGTCAACCTTACCAAGGAGTTCAACGGGTTCAGGGCGGTGGATAACCTCAATCTTCGGGTGGAGAAAGGGGATATCTACGGGTTTCTGGGACCGAATGGTGCGGGGAAAACTACAACCATTATGATGATTCTTGGCCTCATCCCTCCCACAAGCGGAAAGGTTTTCCTCTTGGGAGAAGAGCTGCGACCGAATAACGTCGAAGTGAAGCGGCGTATCGGTGTTGTTTCAGAGAACCAGTACCTGTACAAGGAAATGACTGCCCAGGAGTATTTGACCTTCTTTGGCGAGCTCTACGAGGTTCCCAACGTAGAAAGGCGCATTGATGAGCTCCTTGAGGCCGTGGGTCTCCGGAACGACCGGAATAAGAAACTCGGTGCGTATTCAAAAGGTATGCAGCAGAAGCTTGCCTTTGCCCGGGCGTTGCTCCATGATCCGGAGCTTTTAATTCTTGACGAGCCGGTGGCCAATCTCGACCCCACGAGCATCAAACAGATTCGCGATCTCATAGAGGAGGAGAACCGGAGGGGACGAACCGTTTTTGTGTCGTCGCATCTTCTCTCTGAGGTTGAACGTCTCTGCAAAAAGGTAGCCATCATCAATCGGGGGAAGCTCCTTGCTGAGGACACCATGGACAACATCAAGCGCCGTCTGACGGACACCATCCGCATGGAAATCGAGGTTTCTCAGAACGCCGAAGGCCTCTCTCCGGAGCTCTCTACGTTACCCTTTGTCAAGGGGTTCACTATCGACGGGAATAGGCTTGAGGTCCACCTCAAAACGGAGCGAGATTACCGCCTTGATCTTTCCCAGTTCCTGTACGAAAGGGGATTCTTGGTGCTCACCATGAAGGCAAAGGAAATGAGCCTTGAGGATGCCTTTATCACCATTACCCAGCAGAATATTTCGCTTCTTGCCCAGGGGGAGGGAAACGCATGA
- a CDS encoding creatininase family protein, producing the protein MTAWEIEERREKGCRVIVPCGSTEQHGAHLPTGTDTFCVLEVAKRIAERYDSVVAPPLSFGLSYPHRGFPGVIELSLDTYLGVIRDIACSLAQGGWKRIVFLNGHYDNLYAIAYALAEAFPSFPEGTIAYALSYWEGLSGESASLFTEGGKGLHAGFGETALCLAICGELVNREKMEAEFLNRLSLETPIHLAYFLTHPGSLFRATLSGVWGNPSEATEETGKNLLEELVESCGKLIIEIEAVFAALPKRH; encoded by the coding sequence ATGACGGCCTGGGAGATTGAAGAGCGGAGAGAAAAAGGGTGTCGGGTCATTGTTCCCTGTGGGTCAACGGAGCAACATGGGGCTCACCTTCCCACGGGGACAGATACCTTCTGTGTCCTTGAGGTGGCAAAGAGAATAGCTGAACGGTACGATTCAGTTGTTGCGCCGCCGCTTTCTTTCGGTCTCTCCTATCCACACCGGGGTTTTCCAGGAGTTATCGAGCTCTCCCTGGACACGTACCTTGGGGTCATTCGGGATATTGCCTGTTCCCTTGCCCAGGGTGGCTGGAAGAGAATTGTTTTCCTGAACGGCCATTACGATAACCTGTACGCCATTGCCTACGCCCTTGCCGAGGCCTTTCCTTCTTTCCCTGAGGGAACCATTGCGTACGCCCTCTCGTACTGGGAAGGGCTTTCTGGGGAGTCCGCTTCTCTTTTCACCGAGGGTGGAAAGGGGCTCCATGCCGGTTTTGGAGAAACCGCATTGTGCCTTGCGATTTGCGGGGAACTCGTGAACCGGGAGAAGATGGAAGCCGAATTCCTCAACCGCCTGTCCTTAGAAACCCCGATCCACCTTGCGTACTTTTTAACCCATCCTGGGTCACTTTTCCGGGCAACACTGAGCGGTGTGTGGGGAAATCCTTCTGAAGCTACAGAGGAAACTGGAAAAAATCTTCTCGAGGAGCTTGTCGAGTCCTGTGGAAAGCTTATAATAGAAATAGAGGCAGTTTTTGCAGCACTTCCAAAGCGGCACTAA